CCTGCAATGAAACCGTACTGGATTCCCTCTCAAGCAACATAGCGGAATTCGTATACGAGAAAGAGAGCGGGCACACATTCGACGCGTGGTTTTCCCGCTACACCGATCTCTTTGAGAAGGACGCCGCCAAATTGGATGACGCTGCTAAGGTTCGACTCCTCCTACGGAAAATGAGCCCACCGGACCACGAGCGCTACCACAGCTTTATCTTACCAAAGCTCGCTCGTGAGTACACCTTCGCCGAAACGgtagaaaaattgaaatcaCTGTTCGGTGCGTTCACTTCAATCTTTCGTCGACGGTACAACTGCCTCCAGACAACCAAGGAGGACAGTGAGGATTATCTCGCCTACTCGTGCCGGGTGAATAAGTCTTGTGTTGACTTCAAACTGTCAGAACTTACTGAAGAACAATTCAAGTGTCTGACGTTTGTGTGTGGCCTCAAGTCCAAGCAAGACGCCGAGATCAGAATGCGGCTAATCAACAAGCTCAATGAAGCTGCGGATCTTACTCTTCAACAAGTAGTTGAGCAATGCAACAACCTCGTCAACCTCAAGATGGACACTGTTATGGTAGAAAACCCATCGGGAGTGAATTTCGTTGCTCACAACCAGAAGAACAGGCGTCGATCAACCAGCAGCACTCCCTCGCACGATCAGCCCAGAACACCCTGTTGGTCCTGCGGAGGGATGCACTTCAGCAAAGATTGCCGTTTTCGCGATCACAAATGTCGCGACTGCGGTAAGCAAGGTCACCGAGAAGGGTACTGCGCATGTTTTTCATCGAAGTCGGCAGCGAGCGGTTCGAGAAAGCAGCTACCGAAGAAAATCAAGATGAAGAAGAAGCGTGAGCAGTCAACAAAGACGGTGACAGTTCGGAACATTCATCAGGGTCGAAAATTCATCGAAGTCCAACTCAACGGTGTCCCTCTCCGACTGCAGTTGGACACTGGGTCGGACATATCCATCATCTCGCATCAGTCGTGGGTCAAACTTGGTCGTCCGAAAGTACTGCCAGCAAGTTGTCGAGCAAAAACAGCGTCCGGGGAGCCGCTGAAACTTATTTCAGAGCTGCAGTGTAGCATCACCCTCAACAACATCACCAGAGAGGGTAAGTGTTACGTATCAGCTCCTAACGTTCATCTCGACATTTTAGGCATCGATATGATGGACCAGTTCGGTCTGTGGAACCAACCGATCACGGCGTTCTGCAACCAAGTTACTAGTCAGCAGACCCAAGACGTTTCCGACCTTCGGGCCGGGTTTCCCGACGTTTTTACCACGAAAATGGGCATGTACAACAAGACGCCGGTAAAGCTGGTGCTGAAGGATGATCCCAAGCCGGTGTTTCGACCAAAACGGCCGGTGGCTTACAGAATGGAGAGCGTCGTGGAAGAGGAACTTCACCGGTTGGAAAGCCTTGACATCATCAAAAAGGTTGACTTTTCCGACTGGGCAGCACCAATAGTCGTTGTGCGGAAGCCTAACGGGACAGTCCGCATATGTGCGGATTATTCGACGGGGTTAAACGCAGCACTAGAGCCGAACTGCTATCCGCTCCCTCTACCCGAAGACATCTTCACAAAGATGGCCAACTGCCGGTACTTCAGCCACATTGATCTGTCGGACGCCTACCTCCAGGTCCAGGTCGATGAGGCAAGCCAACCCCTTCTTACAATCAACACGCATAAAGGCCTCTACCAGTTCACCAGACTGTCACCCGGCGTCAAATCAGCTCCGGGAGCGTTCCAGCAAATAATGGATACCATGCTTGCTGGTCTGGAATGCACCTCTGGTTATCTGGATGACATCCTGGTAGGGGGCCGAACGTTGGAGGAATATCGTCGGAACCTGTATCGGGTCCTCACTCGCCTGCAGGAATTTGGGTTCACCGTACGCATTGAAAAATGCAGTTTCAACATGCGCCAAGTGAAATATCTGGGTCAAATTCTCGATGGAGATGGCATTCGACCAGACCCGGAGAAGGTAGCAGCAATTGCCAACATGCCACCCCCGCACGACGTTTCTACACTTCGCTCGTACCTAGGTGCCATTAATTATTATGGCAAATATGTAAAGGAAATGCGCACTCTTCGGCAGCCGCTAGACCAGCTGCTGAAAGCGGACACCAAGTTCGAGTGGTCGTCCGCCTGCCAAAAGTCATTCGATCACTTCCGGGAGGTTCTTCAATCACCGTTGCTTCTGACGCACTACAACCCTAACATGGAAATCGTCGTGTCGGCGGATGCATCAACGGTCGGGCTGGGATCCCGCATCGCCCACAGATTTCCCGATGGGTCAATCAAAGCCATTTATCACGTGTCCCGTAGCCTAACCCCAGCCGAAAGCAACTACAGTCAAGTCTAAAAGGAGGGCTTGGCACTGGTGTTCGCAGTGACGCGGTTTCATAGAATGCTGTTCGGTCGTCGATTCACTTTGGAGACCGATCATAAACCGCTCCTGCAGATATTTGGCTCAAAGAAAGGTATTCCCACCTACACCGCTAACAGGCTCCAGCGGTGGGCCTTAACCTTTCTCCTTTACGATTTCGAAATCCGCTACATCTCTACGGATAGCTTCGGTCACGCGGACATACTCTCCAGACTCATCAACCGTCACGTGCGACCAGAAGAGGAATACGTGATTGCCAATCTCCAACTGGAACACAGCATTCGCACCGTCATCAACGAGTCGCTGCAGGTTTTCCCGCTCTCGTTCAAGGCCATCCAGAGAGGAACCAAAAGCGACGCGAATTTGCAGCAAATCATTCATTTCGTCAACGAAGGCTGGCCGTCGAAGAAGACCAGCATTACCGATCCCGGAATCCAACAATTTTATCAACGTCGGGAGTGTCTCTCCGTCGTAGCTGGATGCCTACTCTATGGTGAAAGGTTGGTCATCCCGCCAACGTTCAAAAAGCGCGTTCTCCAACAGCTGCATAAAGGACACCCCGGAGTTGAACGAATGCGTTCCGTCGCTCGTCAATATGTTTACTGGCCAAACATCGACGACGAGGTAGTGAAGCTTGTCGCTTCGTGCAACGAGTGTGCCAGCGTAGCTAAGACAGACCGGAAGACTACCATGGAATCCTGGCCCGCACCGGAGAAACCGTGGCAACGGTTACATCTGGATTACACCGGTCCGCTGGATAGGAACTATTTTCTCATTCTGGTGGATTCGTTCACCAAATGGCCAGAAGTCGTACGAACCAAGGAGATCACCACCACAGCAACCTTGCGAATCCTTCGTGGCATCTTCGCAAGATACGGTCAGCCGGAAACATTGGTCACAGATAATGGGACACAACTCACCAGCGACCGGTTCGAATCATACTGCGACACGAACGGTATCGTTCATCTGAAGACAGCGCCATTCCATCCACAGTCAAATGGACTAGCAGAGAGGTTTGTCGACACGTTTAAACGGTCGCTCAAGAAAATCACCGCAGGGGGGGAAACCCTCGACGAAGCCATCGATACCTTCCTTCTGTGCTACAGAACAACACCCTGTCGCAGCGCACCTGGTGGGAAATCTCCCGCTAACCTGATGTATGGACGCCCGATCCGTACGTCTCTGGAATTACTTCGCCCGCCTAAGCCGCTCTACAAATTACCTAGTACTAAACAGGAAAAGCAATTCAACCGGAAGCACGGCGCGAACGCTCGAAGTTACGATTCACAAGATCTCGTCTGGGCTAAGGTCTACTCAGCCAACAAGTGGACCTGGCAGCCTGGCATGGTGATCGAGCGCATCGGTCGGGTTATGTATAACATCTGGCTGCCTGTGAAGCAAAATCTCATTCGATCCCACTGCAACCAACTGCGGACTCGTCACGAATCTGAAATAAACGCAGAAGCTGAGACGACACCGGAAACTGCCCAAGTACCGTTGTCTATTCTCCTGGACAGTTGGGGTTTACGTCCTACTCCTGAGCCGGAAGCTGAGGAACTCGACTTGCCAGCCGAACTCCAAGAAGATCTGCAGCCACAGATTAGTCGTCGACGTCAACGAGCCTCCCTTAGcacgcaacagcaacaaccgaTTCTTACTCGTCAGTCTTCGAGATCTCGAAGGCAGCCTGCGAGGTACAATCCGTATCTACTTTATTGAAAGGGGAGGTGTTGGGAGGACATCCCACCAACCATCAATTGGCGTTACCAAATTTGCCAGCGGGGCTCTCCAGCTGACAGCCGTCAACTTGACAGATGCCGCCGCGGCTCTCGGTTTACATTGTCGTCGACAACGACAGCCATCATTGGAACACAAGTTAAAAAATTTGCGATCAGCAGCTCGCGCACATTAGTTTTATTGTTCGTAGTTATCGTTTaataaatatatgtatttttaccaCTAATCGCGAGTTGCTTATTCATAACCCACATATCGCAACAGAAACGCAAGTAGAAGTGGACATGCCGCGTCTAAATCCGAATGAGATATCGGGTAGTGTTTCATTCCTATCTAAATGTTCTTGTAGCAATTCTAACACTGCTGCATTCGTGATTTTAGTTATTGTTGGTACCAATGATATAGGTCTTTTACCTTCTGGAGAATATTGGTCGCGCCCAGGCTTAGGAATAGCGACAACTTTGATGATTTTGAGCTCTTCGTGTATGTATCCGTTAAACCACATGTCATTGATGTCTTTGATAATATTCTTAACCACGTTTGGTCGCAAACTGCGGAGCTCGTCGTAACTGATGCCATCTTCGCCAGGTGctgttgttttctttttttttggaaagtatATCATACCACTTTTTCCAGAGTCATGATTGGATAATTTACTA
The Toxorhynchites rutilus septentrionalis strain SRP chromosome 2, ASM2978413v1, whole genome shotgun sequence genome window above contains:
- the LOC129766429 gene encoding uncharacterized protein K02A2.6-like; protein product: MATNQAGAASGAAQQQPNFPDAILRILNNQHTLITQLSQQISATQTAITKLSCNETVLDSLSSNIAEFVYEKESGHTFDAWFSRYTDLFEKDAAKLDDAAKVRLLLRKMSPPDHERYHSFILPKLAREYTFAETVEKLKSLFGAFTSIFRRRYNCLQTTKEDSEDYLAYSCRVNKSCVDFKLSELTEEQFKCLTFVCGLKSKQDAEIRMRLINKLNEAADLTLQQVVEQCNNLVNLKMDTVMVENPSGVNFVAHNQKNRRRSTSSTPSHDQPRTPCWSCGGMHFSKDCRFRDHKCRDCGKQGHREGYCACFSSKSAASGSRKQLPKKIKMKKKREQSTKTVTVRNIHQGRKFIEVQLNGVPLRLQLDTGSDISIISHQSWVKLGRPKVLPASCRAKTASGEPLKLISELQCSITLNNITREGIDMMDQFGLWNQPITAFCNQVTSQQTQDVSDLRAGFPDVFTTKMGMYNKTPVKLVLKDDPKPVFRPKRPVAYRMESVVEEELHRLESLDIIKKVDFSDWAAPIVVVRKPNGTVRICADYSTGLNAALEPNCYPLPLPEDIFTKMANCRYFSHIDLSDAYLQVQVDEASQPLLTINTHKGLYQFTRLSPGVKSAPGAFQQIMDTMLAGLECTSGYLDDILVGGRTLEEYRRNLYRVLTRLQEFGFTVRIEKCSFNMRQVKYLGQILDGDGIRPDPEKVAAIANMPPPHDVSTLRSYLGAINYYGKYVKEMRTLRQPLDQLLKADTKFEWSSACQKSFDHFREVLQSPLLLTHYNPNMEIVVSADASTVGLGSRIAHRFPDGSIKAIYHVSRSLTPAESNYSQV
- the LOC129766430 gene encoding uncharacterized protein K02A2.6-like codes for the protein MLFGRRFTLETDHKPLLQIFGSKKGIPTYTANRLQRWALTFLLYDFEIRYISTDSFGHADILSRLINRHVRPEEEYVIANLQLEHSIRTVINESLQVFPLSFKAIQRGTKSDANLQQIIHFVNEGWPSKKTSITDPGIQQFYQRRECLSVVAGCLLYGERLVIPPTFKKRVLQQLHKGHPGVERMRSVARQYVYWPNIDDEVVKLVASCNECASVAKTDRKTTMESWPAPEKPWQRLHLDYTGPLDRNYFLILVDSFTKWPEVVRTKEITTTATLRILRGIFARYGQPETLVTDNGTQLTSDRFESYCDTNGIVHLKTAPFHPQSNGLAERFVDTFKRSLKKITAGGETLDEAIDTFLLCYRTTPCRSAPGGKSPANLMYGRPIRTSLELLRPPKPLYKLPSTKQEKQFNRKHGANARSYDSQDLVWAKVYSANKWTWQPGMVIERIGRVMYNIWLPVKQNLIRSHCNQLRTRHESEINAEAETTPETAQVPLSILLDSWGLRPTPEPEAEELDLPAELQEDLQPQISRRRQRASLSTQQQQPILTRQSSRSRRQPARYNPYLLY